The Sinomicrobium kalidii genome contains a region encoding:
- a CDS encoding TIM-barrel domain-containing protein: protein MKNLKKLLNLLVLLIFAACAESPYQKTDDGVIINLKQQQETGTRKVRLQVLGDELIHVSATPEKEFPRDSSLIIVPGLQTVPFSIEDIGDSITLSTAKLKATVSKSDGGIRFKDKAGKVILAEKQGGGRLFTPIEAGDTKGYSIRQLFESPDDEAFYGLGQHQSDEFNYKGKSEELFQYNTKVSVPFIISNKNYGLLWDSYSLSRFGDSREYRQLNETFTLYDKEGQQGGLTGTYVSPAPERPRLERKEESLYFEDIKTIRNLPENFPLKEADVTYEGTIEAQHDGTYRFILYYAGYVKVYLNDELVVPERWRTAWNPNSYKFTFDLESGKKVPLRIEWKPDGGKSYFGLRVQPPLEEEEQDSQIWWSEMNKKIDYYFVYGESMDEIIGGYRTLTGKSRIMPKWAMGFWQSRERYKTQDEILGTLKEFRDRKIPIDNIVLDWNHWPEDAWGSHEFDKSRFPDPKAMVDSIHAMHGKMMISVWPKFYATTEHYKEFDSKGWMYRQAVKDSIRDWVGPGYVGSFYDAYAPGARKLFWNQIYEHYYPLGIDAWWMDASEPNILDCTDMEYRKALSGPTALGSSTEYFNAYALMNAEAIYEGQRSVDPDKRVFLLTRSGFAGLQRYSTATWSGDIATRWEDMKAQISAGLNFAMSGIPYWTMDIGGFCVESRYVGAQLEYDRSGKENADLKEWRELNARWYQFGAFAPLYRAHGQFPYREPWHIAPEGHPAYDAILYYTDLRYRLMPYIYTLSGMTYFDDYTMMRPLVMDFGDDKKVENISDQFMFGPAFMVCPVYQYQARSREVYFPDGTNWYDFYTGQSVTGGQQLKVDAPYERIPLYIREGAIIPIGPDIQYSDEKPAETIVLYVYRGQNGSFTLYEDEGVNYNYEKVNYSTISFNYNDTEGTLTIGERKGAFDGMLRERKFIIVPVSREDPRSFQYTDQGKQVNYDGKQQIIEL, encoded by the coding sequence ATGAAAAACCTAAAAAAACTATTGAATTTATTGGTACTGTTGATCTTTGCGGCATGTGCCGAGTCTCCCTATCAAAAGACCGATGATGGTGTCATTATCAATCTAAAACAACAACAGGAAACCGGGACCCGAAAGGTTCGTTTGCAGGTGTTGGGAGACGAACTGATCCATGTTTCCGCTACCCCCGAAAAAGAATTTCCCCGGGATTCCAGCCTGATCATTGTTCCGGGACTTCAGACAGTTCCCTTCTCCATAGAGGATATCGGTGATTCCATCACCCTGAGCACGGCAAAGCTGAAAGCAACAGTATCCAAATCGGATGGCGGCATACGGTTCAAAGATAAAGCCGGCAAGGTAATACTGGCCGAAAAGCAAGGCGGGGGCAGGTTATTTACGCCTATTGAAGCAGGTGATACAAAAGGCTACTCGATAAGGCAGCTGTTCGAATCTCCCGACGACGAAGCCTTTTATGGCCTGGGGCAGCACCAGTCCGATGAGTTCAATTATAAGGGTAAGAGTGAAGAACTTTTCCAGTACAACACCAAGGTTTCCGTACCTTTCATTATTTCCAACAAGAACTACGGCCTCCTGTGGGACAGCTATTCCTTAAGCCGTTTTGGCGACAGCCGGGAGTACAGGCAATTGAATGAAACATTTACATTATATGACAAAGAAGGGCAACAGGGCGGGTTAACAGGCACCTACGTATCCCCGGCCCCGGAAAGACCACGATTGGAACGCAAAGAAGAGTCCCTCTATTTTGAAGATATAAAGACCATAAGGAATTTACCTGAAAATTTCCCCTTAAAAGAAGCCGATGTAACCTACGAAGGCACTATTGAAGCACAGCATGACGGCACCTACCGGTTTATCCTGTATTATGCCGGTTATGTCAAGGTTTACCTGAACGACGAATTGGTGGTGCCCGAACGCTGGCGGACCGCCTGGAACCCGAACAGCTATAAATTTACTTTTGATCTGGAATCCGGTAAAAAGGTCCCCTTACGCATCGAGTGGAAACCCGACGGGGGAAAATCGTATTTTGGTCTGAGGGTGCAACCGCCGCTGGAAGAAGAAGAACAGGACAGCCAGATATGGTGGAGCGAGATGAACAAGAAAATAGATTACTACTTTGTATACGGCGAATCCATGGACGAGATCATCGGGGGCTACCGGACCCTGACCGGAAAATCCCGGATCATGCCCAAATGGGCCATGGGCTTCTGGCAGAGCCGGGAAAGATACAAGACCCAGGACGAAATATTGGGTACACTTAAAGAATTCCGGGACCGTAAAATTCCGATCGACAATATTGTCCTCGACTGGAACCACTGGCCCGAAGACGCCTGGGGAAGTCATGAATTTGATAAAAGCCGCTTCCCGGACCCGAAGGCCATGGTAGATTCCATCCATGCCATGCACGGGAAAATGATGATCTCCGTGTGGCCCAAGTTTTATGCGACCACCGAGCACTACAAGGAGTTTGACAGTAAAGGCTGGATGTACCGGCAGGCCGTGAAAGACAGCATCCGGGACTGGGTGGGACCCGGGTACGTAGGCTCATTCTACGATGCCTATGCTCCCGGTGCCCGGAAGCTGTTCTGGAACCAGATATACGAACATTACTACCCACTGGGCATAGATGCGTGGTGGATGGATGCCAGCGAACCGAATATACTCGACTGTACGGATATGGAATACCGCAAAGCACTTTCTGGCCCTACGGCCCTGGGCTCTTCCACAGAATATTTTAACGCTTATGCACTGATGAATGCAGAAGCGATTTATGAAGGGCAACGCAGTGTAGACCCCGATAAACGCGTGTTTTTACTAACCCGTTCCGGCTTTGCCGGGTTACAGCGATATTCCACGGCCACATGGAGCGGTGATATTGCCACCCGCTGGGAAGATATGAAAGCCCAGATCTCTGCCGGGCTTAATTTTGCCATGAGTGGTATTCCCTATTGGACCATGGATATCGGGGGCTTTTGTGTGGAGAGCAGGTATGTCGGGGCACAACTGGAATACGACAGAAGCGGAAAGGAAAATGCCGACCTGAAGGAATGGCGCGAACTCAATGCCCGGTGGTATCAGTTCGGTGCCTTTGCACCCTTATACCGGGCACACGGGCAGTTCCCGTATCGCGAACCCTGGCATATTGCTCCCGAAGGGCATCCTGCATACGACGCCATACTGTACTATACCGATCTGCGCTACCGGTTAATGCCCTATATCTATACCCTGTCCGGAATGACCTATTTTGACGATTACACCATGATGCGGCCCCTGGTCATGGATTTCGGGGATGACAAAAAGGTAGAAAATATAAGCGACCAGTTTATGTTCGGCCCCGCATTTATGGTATGCCCCGTTTATCAATACCAGGCACGAAGCCGGGAAGTTTATTTTCCCGATGGAACAAACTGGTATGATTTCTACACCGGACAATCCGTAACGGGCGGACAGCAGTTAAAAGTGGATGCCCCCTATGAACGTATCCCCCTGTATATCCGTGAAGGTGCCATCATCCCCATAGGTCCGGATATACAGTATAGTGATGAGAAACCGGCAGAAACCATTGTTCTATATGTTTACCGGGGACAAAACGGCAGCTTTACACTATACGAAGACGAAGGGGTAAACTACAATTACGAAAAAGTGAATTATTCAACCATCTCTTTTAATTATAATGACACCGAGGGGACGCTTACCATAGGAGAACGAAAAGGAGCATTTGACGGGATGCTCAGGGAAAGGAAATTTATCATTGTTCCGGTGAGCAGGGAAGACCCCAGGTCATTTCAATACACCGATCAGGGCAAGCAGGTAAATTATGACGGGAAACAACAGATCATAGAATTGTAA
- a CDS encoding hybrid sensor histidine kinase/response regulator transcription factor: MRAFIKILGILVMGLMATIRTTGQSPYIFHHLTTGDGLSNSHVGAVLKDSYGFLWVGTASGLNRYDGYGFKTYTARPGEPGTMSANNIWGLQEDGLGNIWVRSFTYMVYNRDKDNFITDVPGFLQDLGISVDRNYKVYVDREKDLWVMSGQKVYLYDTRKEALKVFNIKIRVDEVVTVELSDNGNTLYGMLKPGFLWQMDKHTGRQRVLELQHIATPGLYNKIYADSHGGLWLLSGKTDLIYYRKSPDSDWEKLLLSSVSGARRNKILNMLDDENGRIWIGTDHDGLFIYDRATGALTNLSEDPAINSSIASDNIACLYKDDNGIIWIGHNKKGISYYHHSFRNIVNEEHPDCRNVSVILEDRQGNTWLGTDGNGLFLKEKTKENKIRKLPLQSDVIVSLLEDRKGRIWIGTYIDGLFCYENGKFSHFTKDNSALVSDDIWNLQEDRYGNLWIGTLGGGIQCLRNEEENMNALSTVCEQTKHPMDMYYDNGDKLYIGTVYGLYVVDITTGGHVVHTGNKRGTQHFNKMLISSVYKDSKDNIWLGHLEGLTLWDLKKDTLYFMDKDTGLTDNLIQGIIEDDHRNIWVTTSNGLSILSAERDSRDVMKISYRNFSSRDGFKDNHFNNNAIYKLRNGDILLGGVEGLTVVNPNKMAEKNRSPAQVIFTGLSVGNSSVKVDSLYKGNKLLKHPMEQTDSLTFRHNDKQITIQFTTGDLLHADKVKYAYKLEGFDTQWLYTQDHKIMFSSLAPGSYRLLVKAGNSDGVWNGEASVLNITVTPPFYLSGWAIALYAVLAIGLISFIVYRIRKHHRRKFEQQRIQLRRKQEASLNEMKLRFFTNISHDLRTPLTLITTPLQAILNQELEVGLRKKLNTINKNAEQLLTLINSLLDFRKLDTDAESLHLRQGNFVVFMEEVCAPFHAYAVDRHINFSFSGELKKLSMQFDPDKVQKIMLNLLSNAFKFTQEGGEIDVRVYWEEDHVCVDVTDSGPGIGDTHKKHIFERFYQGPQLQEKTGSGIGLHIVSEYVRMHGGTIAVKDNIPQGSTFTFTLPVTETGETEELSPEEVSVDDIAEQVEDMQGMPGCPVLLFVDDNKDLCEFMEDSLSDEYTVLLANNGREALAQLEKHDINVVVSDVMMPLMDGIELCNRIKTNIQWSHIPVILLTARTAEEYEIKGLEVGADDYLTKPFNFNLLKLRIRKFLEWTEKCHLSFSQKIDVSPGEITITPLDQQLIEKAIKVVEEHIADPEFSVEELGSEVGLSRSHLYKKLMSITGKGPAEFIRTIRLKRGRQLLEKSQMQIAEVAYSVGFNSPKRFTINFKNEFGISPSEYLRSIK; this comes from the coding sequence ATGAGAGCATTTATCAAAATATTAGGCATACTTGTGATGGGGCTGATGGCTACCATTCGGACCACAGGGCAATCTCCTTACATATTCCATCACCTCACCACAGGAGACGGGCTTTCCAATAGTCATGTCGGTGCTGTTTTAAAGGATAGTTACGGGTTTTTATGGGTAGGAACGGCGTCAGGATTGAACCGTTATGATGGCTATGGATTTAAAACCTACACCGCAAGACCCGGGGAGCCCGGTACGATGTCTGCAAATAACATTTGGGGACTACAGGAAGACGGTCTGGGCAATATCTGGGTCAGGAGCTTCACTTATATGGTGTATAACCGCGACAAGGACAATTTCATTACGGATGTCCCCGGGTTTTTGCAGGATCTGGGTATTTCCGTAGACCGCAATTATAAAGTTTACGTAGACAGGGAAAAGGACCTGTGGGTGATGAGCGGACAAAAAGTATACCTGTACGATACCCGTAAAGAAGCCCTGAAGGTCTTTAACATCAAAATACGGGTGGATGAAGTGGTCACCGTCGAGTTAAGCGATAACGGGAATACCTTGTATGGCATGTTGAAGCCGGGATTTTTGTGGCAGATGGATAAACACACCGGCAGACAGCGGGTACTTGAATTACAGCATATCGCAACCCCCGGATTATATAACAAAATATACGCCGATAGCCATGGCGGGTTATGGCTGTTGTCCGGTAAAACCGACCTGATCTACTACCGGAAAAGCCCGGACTCGGATTGGGAGAAATTGTTGTTGAGTTCCGTTAGCGGGGCCAGGCGCAATAAAATATTAAATATGCTGGACGATGAGAACGGCCGTATCTGGATAGGCACCGACCACGACGGATTGTTCATATATGACCGGGCTACCGGAGCACTTACCAATCTATCGGAAGACCCGGCAATAAATTCTTCGATCGCATCCGATAATATTGCCTGCCTGTATAAAGATGATAACGGAATTATATGGATAGGCCACAACAAGAAAGGCATTTCGTATTATCACCATAGCTTTCGTAACATCGTAAATGAAGAACATCCGGATTGCAGGAATGTCAGCGTCATATTAGAAGACCGGCAAGGCAATACCTGGCTGGGTACAGACGGAAACGGGTTATTCCTGAAAGAGAAAACAAAAGAAAATAAGATCAGGAAACTACCCTTGCAAAGTGATGTTATCGTTTCTTTACTGGAAGACCGTAAAGGACGGATATGGATCGGGACCTATATAGATGGCCTTTTTTGCTATGAGAACGGAAAGTTCAGTCACTTCACCAAAGACAACAGCGCACTGGTCTCCGACGACATCTGGAATTTGCAGGAAGATCGATATGGGAATTTATGGATAGGGACCCTTGGTGGAGGGATACAATGCCTCCGTAATGAAGAAGAGAACATGAATGCCCTCTCCACGGTGTGCGAACAGACGAAACACCCTATGGACATGTATTACGACAACGGGGACAAGCTGTACATCGGTACGGTCTACGGGCTCTATGTAGTCGATATTACCACCGGCGGCCATGTCGTCCATACGGGAAACAAGCGGGGAACACAGCATTTCAATAAAATGCTGATATCCAGCGTATATAAAGATTCGAAAGACAACATCTGGCTGGGGCATCTGGAAGGGCTGACATTATGGGATCTGAAGAAGGATACACTCTACTTCATGGATAAAGACACAGGTCTTACCGATAATCTCATCCAGGGTATTATTGAAGATGATCACAGGAATATATGGGTGACCACAAGTAATGGCCTGTCCATTCTCTCCGCCGAACGTGATAGCCGGGATGTGATGAAGATCAGCTATAGGAATTTCTCTTCCAGAGACGGGTTCAAGGACAATCATTTTAATAATAATGCTATTTATAAACTCCGTAACGGAGATATTCTTTTGGGAGGAGTTGAAGGACTAACCGTTGTGAACCCGAACAAAATGGCGGAAAAAAACAGATCTCCTGCCCAAGTGATCTTTACAGGGCTGAGCGTGGGGAACAGCAGTGTTAAAGTAGATTCGCTCTATAAAGGAAATAAGCTGTTGAAACACCCGATGGAACAGACGGACTCACTGACGTTCCGGCATAACGACAAGCAGATCACCATACAATTCACCACCGGCGACCTGCTGCACGCCGACAAGGTGAAATATGCTTATAAACTGGAAGGATTTGACACACAGTGGCTCTACACACAAGACCATAAAATTATGTTTTCCTCCCTGGCCCCCGGCAGTTACAGGCTCCTTGTCAAAGCCGGCAACAGTGATGGTGTATGGAATGGTGAGGCTTCTGTGCTGAATATAACGGTTACCCCGCCCTTTTACCTGTCGGGATGGGCAATCGCTCTGTATGCCGTATTGGCTATCGGTCTTATCTCGTTCATTGTTTATCGGATCAGGAAACATCATCGCCGCAAATTCGAACAGCAAAGAATACAATTGAGGCGCAAGCAGGAAGCCAGTCTCAATGAAATGAAACTCAGGTTCTTTACAAACATAAGTCACGATCTTCGCACCCCGCTTACACTTATCACCACCCCGTTACAGGCCATATTGAACCAGGAACTGGAAGTGGGTTTACGCAAAAAACTGAACACGATAAACAAGAATGCAGAACAATTACTGACACTGATCAATTCTTTGCTCGATTTCCGTAAACTCGACACAGACGCCGAATCCCTGCACTTGCGGCAAGGTAATTTCGTGGTTTTTATGGAAGAAGTATGTGCGCCCTTCCATGCGTATGCCGTTGATCGTCATATCAATTTTTCCTTTTCCGGGGAACTAAAAAAACTTTCCATGCAGTTCGATCCGGATAAAGTGCAGAAGATAATGCTGAACCTGCTTTCCAACGCCTTCAAATTCACACAGGAAGGAGGCGAGATCGATGTCCGTGTGTACTGGGAAGAAGACCATGTATGCGTCGATGTTACGGACTCCGGCCCGGGTATTGGGGATACCCATAAAAAACACATTTTTGAACGGTTTTACCAGGGGCCGCAACTACAGGAAAAGACAGGCAGCGGTATCGGCCTTCATATCGTAAGCGAATATGTACGTATGCACGGGGGCACCATTGCCGTAAAGGACAACATACCGCAGGGCAGTACGTTCACGTTTACACTGCCGGTAACCGAAACCGGGGAGACGGAAGAACTGAGTCCCGAAGAAGTCTCTGTGGATGATATTGCGGAACAGGTAGAAGACATGCAAGGCATGCCCGGATGTCCGGTATTGCTGTTCGTTGACGATAATAAGGATCTATGCGAATTTATGGAAGACAGCCTGTCTGACGAATATACCGTACTGCTTGCTAATAACGGCCGGGAAGCATTAGCACAGCTGGAAAAACACGACATTAACGTAGTGGTAAGTGATGTGATGATGCCCCTTATGGACGGAATAGAGCTTTGCAACCGCATCAAGACAAACATACAATGGTCTCATATTCCCGTGATCCTGCTCACCGCCCGTACAGCCGAAGAATATGAAATAAAAGGGCTGGAAGTGGGAGCCGATGATTACCTGACCAAACCTTTCAATTTTAACCTGCTGAAATTGCGCATCCGCAAATTCCTGGAGTGGACGGAAAAGTGCCATCTTTCATTCAGTCAAAAGATCGATGTCTCTCCCGGCGAAATTACCATCACCCCCCTGGACCAGCAACTGATAGAAAAGGCCATTAAAGTGGTGGAAGAACATATCGCTGACCCGGAATTTTCCGTGGAGGAACTGGGCAGCGAGGTCGGGCTCAGCAGGAGCCATTTATATAAAAAGCTGATGAGCATCACCGGAAAAGGACCGGCTGAGTTTATCCGCACCATCCGCCTGAAACGAGGCCGGCAACTTCTGGAAAAAAGCCAGATGCAAATTGCAGAAGTGGCTTATAGTGTGGGCTTTAATTCGCCAAAACGGTTTACCATCAACTTCAAAAATGAATTCGGTATCTCACCTTCGGAATACCTGCGCAGCATAAAATAA